TATTAATAAACACGGCAAGTTAGTTCAAGCTAAGGAGTTTGAAGAAGATATTTTATTAAATGAGGGATTTGGTTCCTTGGAGGTTGACTCTCATTTTGTAATGCTTGACAGAGTTATCTCAGCTTTAGTAAGTGCCTTAAGGGAATATGTTTGTCTTGCTGGATTTAATAGAGTTCACTTGGGTATTTCGGGAGGCATTGATTCTGCTATTGTTGCCTATCTTGCGTGTGTTGCTTTGAGTAGTGATAGAGTTACTGGTATTTCTATGCCTAGTAGATTTTCGTCTTATGGGTCTATTGCTGATGCAAAGGAGCTAGCCAGGGGGTTGGGATTTGAGCTGATTGACATGCCTATTGAGACCGTGTTTTCGGCCACTTTAGAATTTTTTAATGAATATTTTAATACTGGGGGGATTACTGAGGAGAATTTGCAGTCAAGGATTAGGGGTCTCTTTTTAATGTCTTATAGCAATTCAAATCATTCTTTGCTCCTAAATACAGGTAATAAGAGTGAAATTGCTGTTGGTTATTACACTCTCTATGGTGACTCTTGTGGGGCGATCGCTTTGATTGGGGATTTGTTTAAAGGTGATGTTTATGAGCTTGCAAGACATATTAATGTAAAAGAAGGTAGGAATGTTATCCCTACTAGTATCATTTTAAAAGAACCTTCTGCTGAGTTAAGGCTTGATCAAAAGGATAGCGATTCTCTTCCTAGGTATGAGATTCTTGATGAGATTTTAAATAGATATTTGATTAAAAATGAAACTTTGGATTTGTTGTATAAATCTTTTGGAAAAGAATTGGTAGCAAAAGTCTTAGATCTTTACTCTGGTAGTGAGTATAAAAGGAGACAGAATGCTATGTTAGTTAAAGTTTCTAATAAGACTTTTGGTAGCGATATTTCTCTTCCTATTTTAAGGGCTGAATTAGCTATAGATGAATAATGCTAATATTGTTGGTATATTAAACGAATTTAATTTAAAGTTAGAAAATATTTTTTTGCTGATCAATACTTATTCCTATGAGCTTTATAAAGAAACTCCTAGATATTTTTATGGGGATATTACAAATTATCTTGAGTTAACTCTAGAAGTATCTAATAAATTTAAAGAAGAGCTTGAAGCTTCTGAGGGATTAAGAATAGGTAAATTTCTTATTAAAAGCGTTAGATGTGATTTAGTTTCTTACTTGTATTTATCTTTAGAGTTAATAGATAATTCTATGAATTATGGGGAGGTTAAAGACGCTGGGTTTGCTTTTTTAAAGGCTATTTCTTTCAAGATTTCGTCAATAGTATCTTACGTGGAGATTGAACTTGAGAGGTTAATCCTCTCTTCTATTCATACAAAGCAAGTTGTAAATAAAGATAGGCATAAAATATTAATTTTTTCTGGGGATAAGC
This is a stretch of genomic DNA from Borrelia sp. P9F1. It encodes these proteins:
- the nadE gene encoding NAD(+) synthase; translation: MRLCIAQIKHRVNRLEETFNEFKRMCEYALRIGVDVLVFPFMYVGHEYESLVNRPEFLESNRDYLDFVKCQVDAGLCVVFGHCDFCEGKIVNCVSVVSGHDFILTTREVNVPVLFKYKGQSIAILNFEDDFLSREFRDEDRACLKESQYLLIPAKSCFTREKNNLRLSFFQRLAIEDNIEVAYANSYGLHDSIVFDGLSFFINKHGKLVQAKEFEEDILLNEGFGSLEVDSHFVMLDRVISALVSALREYVCLAGFNRVHLGISGGIDSAIVAYLACVALSSDRVTGISMPSRFSSYGSIADAKELARGLGFELIDMPIETVFSATLEFFNEYFNTGGITEENLQSRIRGLFLMSYSNSNHSLLLNTGNKSEIAVGYYTLYGDSCGAIALIGDLFKGDVYELARHINVKEGRNVIPTSIILKEPSAELRLDQKDSDSLPRYEILDEILNRYLIKNETLDLLYKSFGKELVAKVLDLYSGSEYKRRQNAMLVKVSNKTFGSDISLPILRAELAIDE